The DNA sequence TGCTCGGAAAGATGGCCGCGGAAGGTGATCGGATCGAAGGGCCGCAGGTAGCCGAGGCCGCCCGGCAGGGAGATGCGGCGGCCCTGGAGGTGGTCGATCTGACCGGTCACTATCTCGGCAATGCCCTGGTTTCGCTCGCCAATATCTTCCAGCCCGAGGTGATCGTGCTCGGTGGCGGGGTGATCGCCCTAGGCGAGCACCTGCTCGAACCGACCCGGAAGGTGGTCCGGGAACGGGCGCTCAAGCCGATGAACGAGACCCCGGTGGTGGCGGCCGAACTCGGTCCCGCTGCGGGAATGATCGGTGCCGCGGAACTCGGCAGGCTCGCCTGGGAAGGAGCCGTGTCCTGATGCCGGGCAAGCTCGTGGTCTGTCCCACCCCGATCGGCAACATGGAGGACCTGACCAAGCGGGCCCGGAGTGCCCTGGTCGCCGCGGACTACATCGCCTGCGAGGACACCCGGCGCACCGGCCGTCTGCTCGAGAAACTGGAGATCAAGCCACGCCCGAGGCTGGTCTCCAACCACGAGGGAAACGAAACATCGCGGGCACCGGAACTGGCCAACCGGATCGAGCGCGGGATGCAGGTCGCCCTGGTTTCCGACGCCGGCATGCCGGGGATCTCGGATCCCGGATATCGCCTGGTGCGGGAGTGCCTCGACCGTGGGCTGCCGGTGGAGGTCCTGCCAGGCGCCTCGGCGGTAACGGTGGCCCTGGTCGCCTCCGGACTGCCGACCGACCGCTGGCGATTCGAGGGGTTCCTGCCACGCCGGTCGGGAGAGATGGAGCGGGTCCTGAACTCGCCGGAGACCGTGGTCGCCTTCGAGTCGCCCCGCCGGATCTCGAGTTCACTGGCCGCCCTGGCCGAACTCGCCCCGGATCGTCCGGCAGCGGTCTGTCGTGAGCTGACCAAGATCCATGAGGAGGTTTCCCGGGGGACGCTGAAGGAGCTGGCGATCCGCTTCCGGGATGAGGTGAAGGGCGAGATAGTGCTGGTGATCGGCCCCTCGCAGGTGGCCGAGCAGGATCAGGATCTCGGCTACGCGGTCGAGGCGCTGAAGCGTCTGGTCAAGTCCGGCGCCCGCCCACGGGCTGCGGCGACCGTGGTCGCCTCGCTCACCGGCACCCGCGCCAACGATCTCTACAAGGCCCTGACCGGACGCGAACCGCGTCGGTGAACCCAAAGCAGGCCTCCCAGCCAGACCGGCCCTGAAACGTTCTGGAGCCGATTGTGGCCAAATAGCCTCCACTATCGGCTCCAGAACGGCTGGGGGCAGACGGGGTTTGGTTCTGGAGCCGATTCTGGCGGCATAGGCTCCACTATCGGCTCCAGAAGACTTTGGTTCTTGCCGATCGGCCTTTGATCTCGCCACGGAATATCCTCAGTCCCCGTGAGTTTCTACGTCACAACCCCGATTTTCTACGGCAACGGTGAGCCCCACCTCGGTCACGCGTACTCGACCATGGCCGCCGACATTCTCGCCCGCCACATGCGTCAGCGGGGCGAGGACGTCTTCTTCCTCACCGGTACCGACGAGCACGGCGAGCCGATCGCCCTGGCCGCCGAAAAGCAGGGGATCTCTCCGCAGGAGCTGGTCGACCGCAGCGCCGGTCAGTTCCGCGAGATGGTGGCCAGGGTCGATGCCACCAATGACTTCTTCATTCGAACCACCGACCGCGGGCACGTGGAGCGGGTCCAGCGGGTTGTGGACCGGGTGAAGGAGAACGGTTACGTCTACAGGGGGACCTACGAAGGCTGGTACTGCCCCCGCTGCGCCGACTTCAAGAACGAGTCCGAGATCGGCCCGGGTGAAACCTGCCTGATCCACGAGATCCCGCTCCATCGCGAGCAGCAGGAAAACTGGTTCTTCAGGCTCTCTGCCTTCCAGGAAAAGCTGGAGCGGCTCTACGAGGAGCACCCGGGGATGATCCAGCCCGATTTTCGTCGGAACGAGGCCCTCGCCTTCATCCGGCAGGGTCTCCGCGACGTGTCGCTCTCCCGGTCCGAGCTTTCCTGGGGGATCCCGCTCTCCTGGGACCCCGATCAGGTGATGTACGTCTGGTTCGACGCGCTGCTCAACTACTACACCGCGCTCGGCTACGCCCGTGACGGGGAGGACCTCACCGACCGCTTCTGGCCCGCCTCGTGGCACATCATCGCCAAGGACATCCTCAAGTTCCACACCGTCTACTGGCAGGCCTTCCTGATGGCGGCCGGGATCGAGGTTCCCCGCCGGATCTTCATTCACGGCTACCTGCTGATGGGCGAGAAGAAGATGTCGAAGTCACTCGGCAACGTGCTCGATCCATTCGAGGTGATCGAACGCTTCGGGGCGGACGCACTGCGGTTCTACTGCTTCCGGGAGGTCTCCTTCGGCCAGGACGGTTCGATCTCCACCGCCGGCTTCGAGAACCGTTACGAGACGGAGTTGGCCAACGATTTCGGCAACCTCGCCTCGCGCAGCCTGGCGATGATTTCCCGCTACCGGGAGGGTACGGTCCCGCGGTCCGACCCCGACCCGATGCTCGCCCCGGACTTCGACGGAATCGTCGAACGGGTTTCCGGCCTGCTCGACGAGGCGCAGATCAGCCAGGCGCTGGAGGAGATCTGGGTGCTGGTCCGTCGACTCAACCGGTATGTGGAGGAGAGCCAGCCGTGGGTCTTGGCCAGGGACGAAGGCGACGCTGAACGACTCGATCAGGTGCTCTTCTCCCTGGCCGAGGGGCTCCGGGTTCTCGCCCTGCTGCTCCACCCCTGGCTCCCGAAATCGAGCGCCACCCTGCTGGCAGGACTGGGCGAGGCGGAGCTGCGGCTGACCGGGTTCGGAACGGGGTCAATGTCCGGACGACAGGTCGAGAAGATCGCGCCGCTTTTTCCCAAGCTTTCGTAAGCTCTGGTGTGTCGGGCCGTCCGGTCCGGATCAATCAAAGGGGAGGGCGCATGAGTACTCGATCGAACGATCGCGAAGAGGAGCGGACGGACCGCAGGTTTCGAGTCACGCCGGCAACCGTGATCGCGGGACTGGCACTTTTCGTCGCCCTCGGCGGCACCTCGATCGCCGCCACGGGGCTGATCAATGGCAAGCAGATCAAGCCGGGCACGGTCACCGCCAAGCAGATCAGGAACCGGACGATCACCACTGCGAAGCTTGCTCCGGCCACTGTCAAGGGACTGCGGGGGAGGGTCGGGCCAACGGGAGCGACCGGACAGAAGGGTGAGACCGGAGCTGCCGGGGTAACCGGACCGGCCGGACCTGCCGCCTTGCCGGCCGCTTTCGAGAACGAGTCGGATCAGCTGGCCATCCCCGCGAACGCCGGGGCGGTCGATCTGGCCGAGCTGAGCCTTCCGGCGGGCCGCTACCTGATCACCGCCAAAGCGGTTCTGAAACCGGCCGCACCCGCGACCACAAGCTGCTGGGTTCCGGCCGACTACGGTGACTTCGTCGACACCTCGAACTGGAACGCAAACGGTCCGGGCGAGGCCGGCACACTGGCGCTCACCGGGATCACCCCGTCCGGCACGACTCACGTCAGTCTGCGTTGCTTCACCGAGGATGTGGCTTCGATGACCGGGCGCAACAAGTTGGTGGCGATCCCGGTCGCCGGCTGATCGGCCGATCCGCCGAGCCATGCAGCTTCTGGACCTGGCGGCGCACTGCCTCTACTATCCAGGCATGTTCAAAGTCAGGGCAGTTGTTGCCTCGATCGCCGTTGCCTTGATCGGTGCCGGCTTCTTTGCGTCGACCGCTCCGGCAGCGGACACTGCGGCCGTCCCGCTGTCGATCAAGGTCGCCCCGTTTGCCGGCAAGAAGGTCAAGGTTGCCAGGAAACTGAAGGTGATCGTCAGCTGCGATCGAGATTGTGTCGCCAAGGTGAGAATCACCCTGATCACCCCCGCCGGCAACAGCAAGGTCGGGGGTGCCCGAAGCCTGCCCGAGAATCGAAGCTGGATCACCGGAATGGTGCTGACCCGGTTCGGGGTCGGAGTGCTCCGAAATCATTTCCGCCGGTCCCGCCTGAAGGTCGTGGTCCGGGCCCGGGACCCGCAGGCCGGAGCTTGGTCGCAGGTGACCAGAACCTTCCGTTTTCGGCGCCAGTGAGGACGGACCGGACTCGGGCGGCCACGCTCTAGATGATTGATTCCTGAGTAACGGGCGTCCGGGGGTTCGTCCGATCAAGCAGTTCAAGAAGGAGGGCGAAGAGCTTGCCGGTGGCAAGTTCGAGTCCCGACGACGCCGAAATGCGCCGTATCGGGCGGATCATCCGGACGTGGGTGAGTTGGGAATCAATCATCTAGGCTCAAGGCGTGATCGATTCCCACGCACACGTGAGCCGCTGTCCGATCTCCCCGGAGGAGCTGCTCGCCAACGCGGCCGCGTCCGGAGTCGAGCGGATCCTGACCGTGGGCCTCGAGGAAAGCTCGAACCGGGAACAGATCGCGCTCTGCGAAGCCTTCGACGGGCTTTTTGCCGCGATCGGGCGGCATCCCAACGATGCCGACGGTTTCGATGATGAGGCCGCCGCCGACATCGAGATGCTGGCTGAACACCCGGAGGTGCGGGCGATCGGCGAGACCGGCCTAGACTTCTTCCGTGACACCGCCGATCCGGCTTCTCAGCGGCGGGCCTTCGCCGCCCAGGCGGGGATCGCCGCCCGGACCGGCCTGCCGCTGGTGATTCACGTGCGCGACCGGGAGGGTCGTGAGGACGCCGTTGCCGAAGTCTTCGAAACCCTTGACCGGATCACCGAGGAGTCCGACGAGGGTCTGACCGTGATCCTCCACTGCTTCTCGGCCCCCGGCTGGGTTGAACGGGCGGCCGGGCGCGGCTGGTACTGCTCCTTTGCCGGCAACGTCACCTACCCCGCCAACCAGGGGCTGCGTGACGCCGCCGCACAGGTGCCGGAGGAGCTGATCCTGGTTGAAACGGACTCGCCCTACCTCACCCCGCAGTCGAAGCGACGGGAACGGAACCAGCCCGCAAACGTGGTCGAGACGGCTCGCACCGTGGCCGAGGTCCGTGAGGTCTCGTACGAGGAGCTGGAGCGGACGGTCACCGACAATGCCGCCCGCCTGTTCGGATGGTGAGGCTCGGCCAGAATTTCCTGGCCGACCCGAACCTGCTCGAGGCGATCGTCCGGGACTCGGGAGTGGGGCCGGACGACTGTGTGCTCGAGGTCGGGCTTGGTGAAGGAGTCCTGACCGAGCGGCTGGCCGAACGCTGCCGCAGCGTCCAGGTGATCGAACTGGATCGTGGCCTCGAACCGGGGGTGACCGAACTACTTACCCGCGAGCACGTGACCGTGATCTGGGAGGACGCGGTCAGGACCGACCTGACGAGACTGGACCCGACTCCGACCGCGATGGTCGCCAACCTGCCGTACTCGGTCGCCACTCCGGTAATCCTCCGCACCGCATTCGAGCTGCCTTCGATCCGGTCCTGGACGGTGATGGTCCAGAAGGAGATCGGCGATCGGCTCCGGGCCGAGCCGGGTTCGAAAACCTACGGGGCCCCCTCGGTGCTGCTTCAGCTCACCGGCGAGGTGCGGCGGCTCCGTCGAGTCCCGCGCGAGGTGTTCCGGCCGAGGCCGAGGGTCGACTCGGCGATTCTCCGCATCGATCGCACCGGGCCCGGGCCGGACGAGCGAACCCGGCATCTGGTCAAGGCGGCCTTCGCCCATCGGCGCAAGGCCCTGGCCCGATCGGTCGAGCTGACCCTGCCCGGTTCGCTGGAGTCGGTCCGGGCGGCGCTTGACCGGATCGGGCGTGACCGGGGCGTCCGGGCGGAGGCACTTGCCCCCGGTGAGTTCGAGGACCTTGCCGCCGCGGTTCGCCTTCCGGGAGAATCCGGCCCCGGACTGTGACCATCGATCTGAAAAGCCAGCCGCCACCCTGGGTGCTTGACGCCCCGGCGAAGCTCAACCTCTGTCTCTATCTCGGTCCGCTGCGTAAGGACGGGCTACACGATCTGGCCTCGATTTTTGAGCCGCTCGGGCTTGAGGACCGGCTCACCCTGACCCCGGCTGAGCGTGACCGGGTGCGGGCACCGGGAGTGGTCGGGGAGAACATCGTCACCAAGGCACTCAGGCTGTTGCGTTCCGAAGGCTGGAATGAGGGTCCGTTCACGATCGAGATCGAGAAACGGATCCCGGTTGCGGCCGGGTTGGGGGGCGGAAGCGCAGACGCGGCCGCGATCCTCCGGCTGGCGGTCGGGGCGGTTGAGGACATCACCGGGATCGCCTTGATGCTGGGGGCCGATGTGCCCTCTCAGCTCAACCCGAAACCGCTGCTGGTGGAGGGGGTGGGTCAGCGTCTGACCACGCTGCCGGTCCCGGCCGAGCACTGGGTCGTCCTGCTGCCGGTCGAGGGCGGGCTTTCGACCGGGGCGGTGTTTCAGGAGGCCGATCGACTCGGGCTCGCTCGAACCCAGGCCGAGATCGACGAGATCTCCGGGCGGCTCTGGGCCGTGGCGACCAACGGGGTCTCCCCGCTGGCCTATCCGGCGCTGCTTGTGAACGACCTCGAACCGGCGGCGATGTCGCTCAAACCGGAGATCGGCCTGGCGAAGGAACGAATGGCTGGCGCCGGGGCGGAGTTCACCGGCATGACCGGGACCGGACCGACCGTGTTCGGGATTTTTTCCGAACGGGAGGCGGCCGAAGCGGCGGCGGTCGGGATCGGTGAGGATGCGATCTTCTGTGCTGCCGGCGCCTGGACCGGAGCTTCAGGGCTGCACCTGGACGGCGAGCGGTGAGGATTCCCGAAAGCAGGCGCGGTCGGATCATCCTGGCGATCGGGATTCTGGTGACTGCCGCGGCCGCTTTTCTACTCTTCCGGCGCTTCTCTCCCAATCTCGATCCGCAGCACCTGCTGAACGAGTTCGCCAATCTGCTCGGCGCCTGGACCTATCTTCTGGTCGCGCTGCTCTCCTTTCTGGAGACCGGGGCGTTCGTCGGTCTCGTGGTCCCGGGGGAAACCGCCCTGCTGGTCGCCGGGGCGATCGCCGGGCAGGGGGTGATCAACCTTTACCTTCTGATCGCGATCGCCTGGCTCTGCGCAGTACTCGGGGACACCACCAGCTTCTGGCTCGGTCACCGGCTGGGACGGGACTTCATCCTCAAACACGGCTCCCGGATCCTGATCACCCGGGAGCGGTACGAGAAGGTCGAGGAGTACTTCGAGGATCATGGTGGCAAGACGGTCCTGGTCGGACGTTTCATCGGGCTGATCCGGGCGCTTTCGCCATTCGTCGCGGGAAGCTCCGGCATGAAGTTCCCCGATTTCCTCCCGTTCTCGATCCTCGGGGCCGGAGCGCAGGTTTCGATCCATATCGTGGTCGGATACCTGTTCGCCCGCTCACTCGATGCCGCGGCCCACTGGGTCGGAATCGGTTTCCTCGTGTTCGGGAGCCTGGTCGCGCTGACTGTGGGTGTGGTCATGGCGCGAAAGTGGCTGCGGGTGCCGGCCAACCGGGTCCGGTTCCGGCGCAGGCTGGAGTCGGGCCGGTTCACCGGACCACTGCTTCTTCGGCTCACACCCCTGTTCGAGTTCCTCCGGGACCGGCTTACCCCCGGTGGCACCTTCGGGCTCGAAGCGACCTCCCTGCTCGCCGTCCTCGCGGTCACCTCCTTCACCGTGATCGCCTTCACCGAGGTCACCCTTGACAACCCCGGCCCGACCCCGGGTGATCTCCGGGCGCTCGACGTGGTCGGGTTCCTGCGTGCCGACTGGCTCGACTCGGTTGCCCGGGCGATCACCGACCTCGGATCGACCGCGGTGCTGCTGCCGTTGATCGTGTTCACCGCAGCCCTGCTGCTGGTGAGCCGACGCCCGCTGGAAGCCACCGTCCTGCTGTTCTCTGCGGTCACCGTCTTTTTCGGGGTCGACGCGCTGAAGGAGTACGTTCAGCGACCGCGGCCGGAGGGGGCGATCATCGCGGTGCCGGGTTACTCCTTCCCCAGCGGGCACGCTGCCCACTCGGTCTTCTATCTCTGGCTGGCGATCACGATCGCGGTGCGGTTGCGTCCCGACATGGTGCGGAAGGCCGCGGTGGTGGCGGTCGGGGCGGCAGTGACCGTGATCGTCGGGTTGAGCAGGGTCTATCTGGAGGTTCACTACCTGAGCGACGTCACCGCGGGCTGGGCGCTGGGCGGCTTCTGTTACGCGCTCTTCGCAACCGTCACCCTGCTGTCCGTCCGCTTGCGTAACAATCCCTCACCGTGATCGCGATTGCGACCAACGTCTGGTACTTCGGTGCCGCCGGGATCGTCAGTCTGGCCGCCTTCATCGGCCTGATCCTGGTTCCTGCGATGAAGTCCTTCGGCCGCTGGCCGGAGCGAGTCGCCGCCGGGTTTCTCTCGCTGTTTGTGCTCGGCGGTCTGGTCACGGTCGGGGTGCTGGCCGGACTGGCCTGGGTCCTGGTTTCCCAGGACATCTCCGGGATCTTCCCCTGGTCCGGCAGCTAAACCTCGATTCACAGACCTGCACGACCCTGGTCCCCCTTTCTCTTTCTGGAGCCGATTTAGGCGGCATGGCCGCCACAATCGGCTCCAGAACGGGTTGGGGCTTTTCGACTGGGTGGAGCTGCAACGAAAAGGGGCGGGATTGCTCCCGCCCCTTTCGTCGCGGTCTTCGGGTTCTAGCTGACCCTGCCGGTCCGCTTGATCGTCAGCTTGCCGCTGTTGGTCTGGCCGCCACCCTTGATCCGGACGGTGGCGGTGCCCTTCTTCAGGCCTTTCTTGCGGCCCTTGCCCTTGAAGGCCTTGCGGGCCTTGGCGGTCAGCTTCAGCTTGACGGTCTTCGAGGCCCCCTGAAGCAGGGCCGGGGTCCGGCCCTTGGCCAGCACGCCCTTGAGCTTGCCCTTGCCCCGCACCGTGGCACTGCCTGCCTTACAGGAGTTGGCCGCCGTGCAGGTGACCCTGATGGTGAGCGTCCTGCCCTTGGCCGAGCCACGCTTCGCCGCCGTGCTGGTTCCGACGAGCCGAACCGATCCGATCTTGCTGTAGTCCTTCATCAGCGTCTTGCCGGCCGGTACCGGTTTGGCCAGCGGCTTCTTGACCAGGCCCTTCAGCGAGCCCGGCTTCTCCATCACCGGCAGACGGACGTCGATGTTGCTGATCTTCACGTCCCGCTGGTCGTTCGACGGCAGGATGTAGTCCAGCATCCGCTGGTTCGGATCCTTGTGGCCGTCCCGCGGCAGCAGCTGGAGTCGTGCCGTTGTGCCCGGCTCGAACCGGTAGCCGTTGCCGTGAAGCTGGAACACCTGACGGCCGGACTTGTCGGGACGGTAGACACCCCGGGCGATGATCCGTTCCTGGCGGTTCTTGACCTCCAGCAGCCGGGCTGCGATCTGTGACTCGGGGCCGTTGGCAACGCTGATGTCAGCGGACACCGTCGGTGAACCGGCCAGGGTGAAGCCACCGGCCGGGGTGACCGGGAAGTCAAGCTGGACCACGCCCGGCTCGTTGACATCCGGGGCGGTGGTGCAGCCGTCATTCACGGTGGTGAACTTGGAGGCGATGCCATCGACGCCACCCGATGCCTTGATCACCTGGCTCCTGGTGCTGTTCAGACGCAGCTCGCCCGAAGAGAGCGCCGACCAGCTGGGTGCCTTGAAAGGACCGCCCGAGGGGGACGAGTAGGGGCAGACCTGGGTCAGGAGCTCGACTCCGGCTTCCGGTTGTGCACCCTGGCCCAGCAGGTAGTAGTCGAACCA is a window from the Solirubrobacterales bacterium genome containing:
- the rsmI gene encoding 16S rRNA (cytidine(1402)-2'-O)-methyltransferase, with amino-acid sequence MPGKLVVCPTPIGNMEDLTKRARSALVAADYIACEDTRRTGRLLEKLEIKPRPRLVSNHEGNETSRAPELANRIERGMQVALVSDAGMPGISDPGYRLVRECLDRGLPVEVLPGASAVTVALVASGLPTDRWRFEGFLPRRSGEMERVLNSPETVVAFESPRRISSSLAALAELAPDRPAAVCRELTKIHEEVSRGTLKELAIRFRDEVKGEIVLVIGPSQVAEQDQDLGYAVEALKRLVKSGARPRAAATVVASLTGTRANDLYKALTGREPRR
- the metG gene encoding methionine--tRNA ligase, which translates into the protein MSFYVTTPIFYGNGEPHLGHAYSTMAADILARHMRQRGEDVFFLTGTDEHGEPIALAAEKQGISPQELVDRSAGQFREMVARVDATNDFFIRTTDRGHVERVQRVVDRVKENGYVYRGTYEGWYCPRCADFKNESEIGPGETCLIHEIPLHREQQENWFFRLSAFQEKLERLYEEHPGMIQPDFRRNEALAFIRQGLRDVSLSRSELSWGIPLSWDPDQVMYVWFDALLNYYTALGYARDGEDLTDRFWPASWHIIAKDILKFHTVYWQAFLMAAGIEVPRRIFIHGYLLMGEKKMSKSLGNVLDPFEVIERFGADALRFYCFREVSFGQDGSISTAGFENRYETELANDFGNLASRSLAMISRYREGTVPRSDPDPMLAPDFDGIVERVSGLLDEAQISQALEEIWVLVRRLNRYVEESQPWVLARDEGDAERLDQVLFSLAEGLRVLALLLHPWLPKSSATLLAGLGEAELRLTGFGTGSMSGRQVEKIAPLFPKLS
- a CDS encoding TatD family hydrolase, giving the protein MIDSHAHVSRCPISPEELLANAAASGVERILTVGLEESSNREQIALCEAFDGLFAAIGRHPNDADGFDDEAAADIEMLAEHPEVRAIGETGLDFFRDTADPASQRRAFAAQAGIAARTGLPLVIHVRDREGREDAVAEVFETLDRITEESDEGLTVILHCFSAPGWVERAAGRGWYCSFAGNVTYPANQGLRDAAAQVPEELILVETDSPYLTPQSKRRERNQPANVVETARTVAEVREVSYEELERTVTDNAARLFGW
- the rsmA gene encoding 16S rRNA (adenine(1518)-N(6)/adenine(1519)-N(6))-dimethyltransferase RsmA; amino-acid sequence: MVRLGQNFLADPNLLEAIVRDSGVGPDDCVLEVGLGEGVLTERLAERCRSVQVIELDRGLEPGVTELLTREHVTVIWEDAVRTDLTRLDPTPTAMVANLPYSVATPVILRTAFELPSIRSWTVMVQKEIGDRLRAEPGSKTYGAPSVLLQLTGEVRRLRRVPREVFRPRPRVDSAILRIDRTGPGPDERTRHLVKAAFAHRRKALARSVELTLPGSLESVRAALDRIGRDRGVRAEALAPGEFEDLAAAVRLPGESGPGL
- a CDS encoding bifunctional DedA family/phosphatase PAP2 family protein, coding for MRIPESRRGRIILAIGILVTAAAAFLLFRRFSPNLDPQHLLNEFANLLGAWTYLLVALLSFLETGAFVGLVVPGETALLVAGAIAGQGVINLYLLIAIAWLCAVLGDTTSFWLGHRLGRDFILKHGSRILITRERYEKVEEYFEDHGGKTVLVGRFIGLIRALSPFVAGSSGMKFPDFLPFSILGAGAQVSIHIVVGYLFARSLDAAAHWVGIGFLVFGSLVALTVGVVMARKWLRVPANRVRFRRRLESGRFTGPLLLRLTPLFEFLRDRLTPGGTFGLEATSLLAVLAVTSFTVIAFTEVTLDNPGPTPGDLRALDVVGFLRADWLDSVARAITDLGSTAVLLPLIVFTAALLLVSRRPLEATVLLFSAVTVFFGVDALKEYVQRPRPEGAIIAVPGYSFPSGHAAHSVFYLWLAITIAVRLRPDMVRKAAVVAVGAAVTVIVGLSRVYLEVHYLSDVTAGWALGGFCYALFATVTLLSVRLRNNPSP